The proteins below are encoded in one region of Brachyspira intermedia PWS/A:
- the galK gene encoding galactokinase, which yields MIPRLHLKIVARFREVFGHKGDTKLYFAPGRVTVIGELIDYSDGDTITSAIDRGTYIVARKRPDNKINIYAHSFKARKSFTLDDLEKNKEDEWAIYFKGVFSVLLEKGYKIHGMDIFVYTDLPFNTSLASSSSLCACLTFATLDINNIKDVEPIEMAKLSYEGEIKYASHRTSLSDHVTIFLAKENTLFFFNMKTLKYEYFDFNLGDYCMAVVNSNKKRTSSDSEYNARKRECENALKKLKEKKSSLKSLSDLKVKDADFIKETLQNKEQRRALYVSAEQDRVNQAVKAIKKGSVKDLANLILKTHDGLSKLYEVSTAELDILVEEAMNMDGVLGARMIGTGFGGGVLLFLKKTEVENVIENLYTHYKERTRRDADVYILKLSSGTRILPTEE from the coding sequence ATGATACCTAGATTACATTTAAAAATAGTAGCAAGATTTAGAGAGGTTTTCGGACATAAAGGTGATACAAAACTTTATTTTGCTCCGGGAAGAGTTACAGTTATAGGAGAACTTATAGATTATTCAGATGGAGATACTATAACTTCTGCTATAGATAGAGGAACATATATAGTAGCTAGAAAAAGACCTGATAATAAAATTAATATATATGCTCATTCTTTTAAAGCTAGAAAATCGTTTACTTTAGATGATTTGGAAAAAAATAAGGAAGATGAATGGGCTATTTATTTTAAGGGTGTTTTTTCTGTACTTTTGGAAAAAGGGTACAAAATACATGGTATGGATATATTTGTCTATACTGATTTACCTTTTAATACATCTTTAGCTTCATCTAGTTCATTATGTGCTTGTTTAACTTTTGCCACTTTGGACATAAATAATATTAAAGATGTTGAACCTATTGAAATGGCAAAATTATCTTATGAAGGCGAAATAAAGTATGCATCTCATAGAACATCTTTAAGCGATCATGTTACTATATTCTTAGCTAAAGAAAATACTTTATTTTTCTTTAATATGAAAACACTTAAATATGAATATTTTGATTTCAATTTAGGCGATTATTGTATGGCTGTTGTTAATAGCAATAAAAAAAGAACTTCCAGCGACAGTGAATATAATGCTAGAAAAAGAGAATGTGAAAATGCATTGAAAAAACTTAAAGAAAAGAAAAGTTCTTTAAAGTCTTTATCTGATTTGAAAGTGAAAGATGCTGATTTTATTAAAGAAACTTTACAGAATAAAGAACAAAGAAGAGCTTTATATGTTTCTGCTGAACAGGATAGAGTAAATCAGGCTGTTAAAGCTATTAAAAAAGGTTCTGTTAAGGACTTGGCTAATTTAATACTTAAAACTCATGATGGCTTAAGTAAATTATATGAAGTTTCTACTGCAGAATTGGATATTTTAGTTGAAGAAGCTATGAATATGGACGGAGTTTTGGGTGCTAGAATGATAGGAACAGGTTTCGGCGGCGGAGTTTTATTATTCCTTAAGAAAACTGAAGTTGAAAATGTTATAGAAAATTTATACACCCATTATAAAGAAAGAACTAGAAGAGATGCTGATGTTTATATATTAAAATTATCTAGTGGTACTAGAATTCTGCCTACAGAAGAATAA
- the prfB gene encoding peptide chain release factor 2 (programmed frameshift) → MTLSEIKGIVSNIKEQSEILRGYLDPDSIYKRVKEIDEISAKDDFWNDNIAAQKLMKERMLLLDKIEPVENLIKNSNNIYELVEMAIESNDAEMEKELETECLELQKVFEELETKNLFSGEFDSKNAYLTLNAGAGGTESCDWASMLSRMYVRFCERHGFTVETTDELPGDEAGIKQISFYVQGLYAYGYLRSEIGVHRLVRISPFDANAKRHTSFVAVSVMPDIDEDIEIEINPADLRIDTYRASGAGGQHVNKTSSAIRITHIPTNIVVQCQAERSQHNNKDMAMKMLKAKLYQLEKEKLDKEKQKIAGEKTDIAWGNQIRSYVFQPYQMVKDLRTGCESGNMNSVMDGNIDEFISSYLKQQIKK, encoded by the exons ATGACATTATCAGAAATTAAAGGTATAGTATCTAATATTAAAGAACAATCAGAAATATTAAGGGGGTATCTT GACCCGGATTCTATTTATAAAAGGGTTAAAGAGATAGACGAAATATCAGCTAAAGATGATTTTTGGAATGATAATATAGCAGCTCAGAAACTTATGAAGGAGAGAATGCTTCTTCTTGATAAAATAGAGCCTGTAGAAAATTTGATTAAAAATTCTAATAACATATATGAATTAGTTGAAATGGCTATAGAGTCAAATGATGCTGAAATGGAAAAAGAATTGGAAACTGAATGCTTGGAATTGCAGAAAGTTTTTGAGGAATTGGAAACAAAGAATTTATTTTCAGGTGAATTTGACAGTAAGAATGCATATTTAACTTTGAATGCAGGAGCCGGCGGTACAGAAAGCTGCGATTGGGCTTCTATGCTTTCAAGAATGTATGTAAGATTTTGTGAAAGACATGGCTTTACAGTTGAAACCACAGATGAACTTCCGGGAGATGAAGCAGGAATAAAGCAGATAAGTTTTTATGTTCAGGGGCTTTATGCTTATGGATATTTACGTTCAGAAATAGGGGTACACAGACTTGTAAGAATATCCCCTTTTGATGCTAATGCTAAAAGACATACTTCATTTGTTGCCGTTAGTGTTATGCCAGATATAGATGAGGATATTGAAATAGAAATAAATCCAGCAGATTTGAGAATAGATACTTACAGAGCTTCAGGAGCCGGCGGACAGCACGTTAACAAAACTTCATCAGCTATCAGAATAACTCATATACCAACTAATATAGTTGTTCAATGTCAGGCAGAAAGAAGTCAGCATAACAATAAAGATATGGCTATGAAAATGTTGAAGGCAAAACTTTATCAATTAGAAAAAGAGAAATTGGATAAAGAAAAGCAGAAAATAGCAGGAGAGAAAACAGATATAGCTTGGGGCAATCAGATTAGAAGTTATGTATTCCAGCCTTATCAGATGGTAAAAGATTTAAGAACGGGCTGTGAAAGTGGAAACATGAACTCTGTAATGGATGGAAATATAGATGAGTTTATATCATCATATCTTAAACAGCAAATAAAAAAATAA
- the pgsA gene encoding CDP-diacylglycerol--glycerol-3-phosphate 3-phosphatidyltransferase, with translation MKQQIPNLLSISRIVLSPLVIFLYFYNSMISAVLALIFLIILEITDALDGAMARKFNLVSDLGKVLDPFADTVFHITMFTIFLYEGSMPIWMYIISLYRDMFSMFIRILGGLRGFAVAAKFSGKLKTASRAAAVVIIFLLKILKYTEISLPYEQITYYSLLVVTIITIYSFFDYMPLITGKSNKK, from the coding sequence ATGAAACAGCAAATACCTAATTTACTAAGTATAAGCAGAATAGTTTTATCACCTCTAGTGATATTTCTGTACTTTTATAACTCTATGATAAGTGCAGTATTAGCATTAATATTTCTTATTATACTAGAAATAACAGATGCTTTAGACGGTGCTATGGCTAGAAAATTTAATCTTGTAAGTGATTTAGGAAAGGTACTTGATCCTTTTGCTGATACTGTATTTCATATAACAATGTTTACAATATTTCTTTATGAAGGTTCTATGCCTATATGGATGTATATAATCTCGCTTTACAGAGATATGTTTTCAATGTTCATAAGAATATTAGGAGGACTTAGAGGTTTTGCTGTTGCTGCCAAATTTAGCGGTAAATTAAAAACTGCATCAAGAGCGGCTGCTGTAGTGATAATATTCCTTTTAAAAATATTGAAATATACAGAAATATCGCTTCCTTATGAGCAAATAACATATTATAGTTTATTAGTTGTTACAATAATAACTATATATTCATTCTTTGATTATATGCCTTTAATAACAGGAAAATCAAACAAAAAATAA
- a CDS encoding DUF4340 domain-containing protein: MNKNVTKIILLLIALAVISVAAFLTTKKSREKIEANKPRKQLFELNETNVTKYELKYAEEPIIVEKIDETWKVIAPSNNYKIDQLEAFANVKNFNTLNIDTIITNLAELDSFGLENPSNEFTVWEGNKEYKIFVGNKTADEEKYYVKYNDEYFSVELIYIEALKKTIDMLRDKQIFDKTIYVDSVVKTESNIRDYTNTIRKENRTNWVVDGVDEEINLNKAYRDFEALSLVKATGFVYDENMLKYLNRLFRIPDATVTIYMEDNTKIEYQLVYDNNDNRVYVKPKSGIIYEVDYNIYSAAMRDRSYYIKTEDDDKEMNNENDPYMDMAEESMRLDENLQQ; encoded by the coding sequence ATGAATAAAAATGTTACTAAAATTATACTTTTACTCATAGCTTTAGCGGTAATAAGCGTTGCTGCATTTCTGACAACTAAAAAAAGCCGTGAAAAAATAGAGGCAAATAAACCTAGAAAGCAGCTTTTTGAACTTAATGAAACAAATGTTACAAAATATGAATTAAAATATGCTGAAGAACCAATAATAGTGGAAAAAATAGATGAAACTTGGAAAGTAATAGCACCTTCTAATAATTATAAAATAGATCAGTTAGAGGCATTTGCAAATGTTAAAAACTTCAATACTTTGAATATTGACACTATTATAACAAATCTTGCTGAATTAGATTCATTCGGTTTAGAAAATCCTAGCAATGAATTCACTGTTTGGGAAGGTAATAAAGAATATAAAATATTTGTTGGAAATAAAACTGCTGATGAAGAAAAATACTATGTTAAATATAATGATGAATATTTCAGTGTAGAGCTTATTTATATAGAAGCATTAAAGAAAACTATCGATATGCTTAGAGATAAGCAGATATTTGATAAAACTATTTATGTAGATTCAGTAGTTAAAACAGAAAGCAATATAAGAGATTATACAAATACTATAAGAAAAGAAAATAGAACTAATTGGGTTGTTGATGGAGTAGATGAAGAAATCAATTTAAATAAGGCATACAGAGATTTTGAGGCATTATCTTTAGTTAAAGCTACAGGTTTTGTATATGATGAGAATATGTTAAAATATTTAAACAGATTATTCAGAATACCTGATGCTACTGTCACTATATATATGGAAGATAACACTAAAATAGAATATCAATTAGTATATGATAATAATGACAATAGAGTATATGTAAAACCTAAAAGCGGTATAATATATGAAGTTGATTATAATATATATTCTGCAGCTATGCGTGATAGAAGTTATTATATAAAAACTGAAGATGATGATAAAGAAATGAATAATGAAAATGATCCTTATATGGATATGGCAGAAGAGAGTATGAGATTAGATGAAAATTTGCAACAATAA
- a CDS encoding ABC-2 transporter permease has protein sequence MQSISYTINKSNVILKKELRHIFFSPIAYIFSAIFLIVSGVYFFSRFFILQQNDMQDFFSILPLILSLIIPPITMGLLSSEFSSGSYELISTQSVSTLEIILGKFFSAVIFMLFALIPTILYPITLSFLGRLDMGPIIAGYIGSVFLIMALCAIGIFASSTTKNQIVALIVGLAIMISLNMFLRYLTLLFPASVNFIEVISGDYHFANIARGVLDLRDIIYFLSVTVIFLYLANIMLENRK, from the coding sequence GTGCAGTCAATAAGTTATACTATAAATAAATCTAATGTTATATTAAAAAAAGAATTAAGACATATTTTCTTTTCGCCTATAGCATATATATTTTCAGCAATATTTTTAATTGTAAGCGGAGTATATTTCTTCTCAAGATTCTTTATACTTCAGCAGAATGATATGCAGGATTTTTTCAGTATTCTGCCTTTAATACTATCGCTTATAATTCCGCCTATCACTATGGGACTATTATCAAGTGAGTTTTCAAGCGGTTCTTATGAGCTTATAAGCACTCAATCCGTTTCTACTTTAGAAATTATACTAGGTAAATTCTTTTCAGCTGTAATATTTATGCTTTTTGCCTTAATACCTACTATACTCTACCCTATTACATTAAGTTTTTTAGGCAGATTAGATATGGGGCCTATAATTGCAGGATATATAGGAAGCGTATTTCTTATCATGGCTTTATGTGCTATAGGTATATTTGCTTCATCTACAACAAAGAATCAAATAGTAGCTTTAATTGTAGGGCTTGCAATTATGATATCTTTAAATATGTTTTTGAGATATTTAACTCTTCTTTTCCCTGCTTCTGTTAATTTCATAGAAGTAATAAGCGGTGATTATCATTTCGCTAATATTGCTAGAGGAGTATTAGATTTAAGAGATATTATATACTTTTTATCAGTTACAGTAATATTCCTTTATTTGGCAAATATTATGCTTGAAAACAGAAAATAA
- a CDS encoding ABC transporter ATP-binding protein — MISVENLNKYYGDFHALKGVSFEIKSGEIVGILGPNGAGKSTTLRILTCYLSPTSGNAIIDGKSILNNEREVKKVIGYLPESAPLYDDMSVFDYLVYMAEIQELERNRLSERLHYVVDACSLKDVISKSIGELSKGYKQRVGIAGAIIHDPKILILDEPTNGLDPNQIVEIRELIKELGKEKTVLISTHILSEVEATCSRAIIINQGNVIADADPKHLTLNNKENNKTSVRIKLSIKTNDDKNKIIEKLKKIENIYDVKAEDNGDLKDITIYSNEEEPREKIYTVIKSTDWIIYEMFRERENLEEVFHTLTKGDK; from the coding sequence ATGATATCAGTAGAGAATTTAAACAAATACTACGGTGATTTTCATGCTTTAAAAGGCGTAAGTTTTGAGATAAAATCAGGTGAAATTGTAGGGATATTAGGGCCAAACGGAGCAGGAAAATCCACTACTTTAAGAATATTAACTTGCTACCTTTCGCCTACTAGCGGAAATGCAATTATTGATGGAAAAAGCATATTAAATAATGAAAGAGAAGTAAAAAAGGTTATAGGATATTTACCTGAATCAGCACCTCTTTATGATGATATGAGCGTATTTGATTATCTTGTTTATATGGCGGAGATTCAGGAACTTGAAAGAAACAGATTAAGCGAAAGACTTCATTATGTTGTTGATGCCTGCAGTCTTAAAGATGTTATATCAAAATCAATAGGAGAGCTTTCAAAAGGTTATAAACAGCGTGTAGGTATTGCTGGGGCTATTATACATGACCCTAAAATACTTATATTAGATGAACCTACTAACGGACTTGACCCTAACCAAATAGTAGAGATTAGAGAGCTTATAAAAGAATTAGGCAAAGAAAAAACTGTTCTTATATCCACACATATATTAAGCGAAGTTGAGGCTACTTGTTCAAGAGCTATAATCATTAATCAAGGTAATGTTATTGCAGATGCTGACCCTAAACATTTAACTTTAAATAACAAAGAAAACAATAAAACATCTGTAAGAATAAAATTATCCATCAAAACTAATGATGATAAAAATAAAATAATAGAAAAATTAAAGAAAATAGAAAATATTTATGATGTCAAAGCAGAAGATAATGGAGATTTAAAAGACATCACAATATATTCTAATGAAGAAGAGCCTAGAGAAAAAATTTATACAGTTATTAAGAGTACAGATTGGATAATATATGAAATGTTCAGAGAAAGGGAAAATCTAGAAGAAGTATTCCATACATTAACAAAAGGAGATAAATAA
- a CDS encoding AAA family ATPase has translation MELSKEKINYIIEKLSEGLYEKEDVISFTFLCALARKSVFLYGPPGTAKSLIVRRIASAFKDSKYFGQLMNRFTTPEDVFGPVSLSKLKEDKFERQTEGYLPKADFVFLDEIWKSSPAILNTLLTIINEKVYRNGSIEEKVPLKILVAASNETPPKGQGLDAMYDRFIMRLLVNPAQDIDNFKSLIVDKDIDFNADLNEEDKISAEDLESLKSNIEEVEVPSNILNIIISIKNEIDEYNKGNNESIYISDRRWKNIVYILKASAYFSDRKEILPSDCFLISHCIWTLEENINAVNNIVKKSIMRFFNNSNEEFDYDKIYDEAEELRTNIDKDSVSDRDEYENEINIKGKRYFPIDVFYEYKNTHGNNRVSIVKLYIEIDKINNNTQFNPLMNIYDNDAFNNANNRNPKYNDYYDNYSNLKNSTDYVVADNVFCSFTNSNTIHIKTNNYYNRFVNKNGDIASSLNMSIPIKFRKGDIKPIEYNKRDSYMHVCSDLLNTVNNKIESYESDLKSMIERCDSVFINKRYIQKFIYNNDYLSSLKSLKINIEHCIDKIKG, from the coding sequence ATGGAATTAAGTAAAGAAAAAATAAATTACATTATAGAAAAACTTTCAGAAGGACTTTATGAAAAAGAAGATGTTATATCATTTACTTTTTTATGTGCTTTAGCTAGAAAGTCAGTGTTTTTATACGGTCCTCCCGGTACTGCCAAAAGTTTAATTGTAAGAAGAATAGCATCCGCTTTTAAAGATTCTAAATATTTCGGTCAGCTTATGAATAGATTTACAACCCCTGAAGATGTATTCGGTCCTGTGAGCTTATCAAAATTAAAAGAGGATAAATTTGAAAGACAAACTGAGGGTTATTTGCCTAAAGCAGATTTTGTATTTTTAGATGAAATTTGGAAAAGCAGTCCTGCCATATTAAATACATTATTAACTATAATAAATGAAAAAGTATACAGAAATGGAAGCATTGAAGAAAAAGTGCCTTTAAAAATATTGGTTGCGGCAAGTAATGAAACTCCTCCAAAAGGTCAGGGACTTGATGCTATGTATGACAGATTTATAATGCGTTTATTAGTTAATCCTGCTCAAGATATAGATAATTTTAAATCATTGATAGTTGATAAAGATATTGATTTTAATGCTGATCTAAATGAAGAAGATAAAATATCAGCGGAAGATTTGGAAAGTTTAAAAAGCAATATAGAAGAAGTGGAAGTTCCTTCTAATATTCTTAATATTATAATTTCAATAAAAAATGAAATAGATGAATATAATAAAGGAAATAATGAATCTATTTATATTTCGGATAGAAGATGGAAGAATATTGTTTATATATTGAAGGCTTCTGCATATTTTTCAGATAGAAAAGAAATACTTCCTTCAGACTGTTTTTTAATTTCTCATTGTATTTGGACATTAGAAGAAAATATTAATGCTGTTAATAATATAGTAAAAAAATCTATAATGCGTTTTTTTAATAATAGTAATGAAGAATTTGATTATGATAAAATATATGATGAGGCAGAAGAACTTAGAACAAATATAGATAAGGATTCTGTAAGTGATAGAGATGAGTATGAAAATGAAATTAATATAAAAGGTAAAAGGTATTTTCCTATAGATGTATTTTATGAATATAAAAATACACATGGAAATAATAGAGTTAGCATTGTAAAACTATATATTGAAATTGATAAAATAAATAATAATACTCAATTTAATCCTTTAATGAATATATATGATAATGATGCTTTTAATAATGCAAATAATAGAAACCCAAAATATAATGATTATTATGATAATTATAGTAATTTAAAAAATTCTACTGATTATGTTGTGGCTGACAATGTATTTTGTTCATTTACAAATTCAAATACTATTCATATAAAAACTAATAATTATTACAACCGTTTTGTTAATAAAAATGGAGATATAGCATCTTCATTAAATATGTCTATTCCTATTAAGTTTAGAAAAGGAGATATAAAACCTATAGAATACAATAAAAGAGATAGTTATATGCATGTTTGTTCTGATTTGCTTAATACAGTAAATAATAAAATAGAGTCTTATGAAAGTGATTTAAAATCTATGATTGAGAGATGCGACTCTGTTTTTATAAATAAAAGATATATACAAAAATTTATTTATAATAATGATTATTTATCCAGCTTGAAATCTCTTAAAATCAATATTGAGCATTGTATAGATAAAATTAAAGGGTAA
- a CDS encoding VWA domain-containing protein — MSIHDINNILKETKYKLKERFSKYDIFMSNNDMQKEITKKINDFNYNLEKHLKDDNPFKDSYFIYEEAKNSFKENEADKEALLKDIENYRLIAGDDNAEFFYSKINSLEKDEYNNEIIAIRKSVLNSWKDELDKQYMNWVLNEIDQYRKKFFKDMENFFDYLNNLKYIQDALGEDTGLLFDLSIGKLLKKDIEYIKRLLNLLKENSDIKRLCDMLGRFIKSEETIKTEKILRKETFSTKIRDINSEEEIVGITYSRDIHNILPQEKLLLAEGVLETLFGIKYFENRVLTFKKEGYIDSYYDRYIEEEIQVKEEDKKGPIIICIDTSGSMRGVPETISKALTLYLATRAMKQKRNCYLINFSTQIETMDLTYPNTMDNLIDFLRLSFNGGTDAIPALRHAIKVMNTENYKKSDLLFISDFVFNGFTDEDCKLSENQKKNENKFYSLIIGSTPMFNVENSIFDYNWCYDSSRGSIKELTGNMYSSIFGH; from the coding sequence ATGAGTATTCATGATATTAACAATATATTAAAAGAAACTAAATATAAATTAAAAGAAAGATTTTCTAAGTATGATATTTTTATGAGCAATAATGATATGCAAAAAGAAATTACTAAGAAAATAAATGATTTTAATTATAATTTAGAAAAACATTTGAAAGATGATAATCCATTTAAAGATTCATATTTTATTTATGAAGAAGCTAAAAACAGTTTTAAAGAAAATGAAGCCGATAAGGAAGCACTTTTAAAAGATATTGAAAATTATAGATTAATTGCAGGTGATGATAATGCTGAATTTTTTTATTCAAAAATAAATTCCTTAGAAAAAGATGAATATAATAATGAAATAATAGCTATTAGAAAATCAGTTTTAAATAGTTGGAAAGATGAACTTGATAAACAATATATGAATTGGGTATTAAATGAAATAGATCAATACAGAAAAAAATTTTTTAAAGATATGGAAAATTTTTTTGACTATTTGAATAATTTGAAATATATACAAGATGCATTAGGAGAAGATACAGGATTATTATTTGATTTGAGTATAGGAAAATTATTAAAAAAGGATATTGAATATATAAAAAGACTTTTAAATTTATTAAAAGAAAATTCGGATATAAAAAGATTATGCGATATGCTCGGCAGGTTTATAAAGTCTGAAGAAACTATAAAAACAGAAAAAATTTTAAGAAAAGAAACATTCAGCACAAAAATAAGAGATATTAATTCAGAAGAGGAGATTGTAGGAATAACTTATTCTAGAGATATACATAATATACTTCCTCAGGAGAAACTGCTTTTAGCTGAAGGCGTACTTGAAACTTTATTCGGAATTAAATATTTTGAGAATAGGGTTTTAACTTTCAAAAAAGAAGGATATATTGACTCTTATTATGACAGATATATTGAAGAAGAAATTCAAGTAAAAGAAGAAGATAAAAAAGGTCCTATTATAATATGCATTGATACAAGCGGTTCTATGAGAGGGGTTCCTGAAACTATTTCAAAGGCTCTTACATTATATTTGGCTACTCGAGCAATGAAGCAGAAAAGAAATTGTTATCTTATAAATTTTAGTACACAAATAGAAACTATGGATTTAACATATCCTAATACTATGGATAATTTAATTGACTTTTTAAGATTAAGTTTTAATGGAGGAACTGACGCTATACCTGCATTGAGGCATGCAATAAAAGTTATGAATACTGAGAATTATAAAAAATCTGATTTGCTTTTTATTTCTGATTTTGTATTTAATGGTTTTACAGATGAAGATTGTAAATTGTCTGAAAATCAAAAGAAAAATGAAAATAAGTTTTATTCTCTTATAATAGGAAGTACTCCTATGTTTAATGTGGAAAACAGCATATTTGATTATAATTGGTGTTATGATTCTTCAAGAGGTTCAATTAAAGAGCTTACAGGAAATATGTATTCAAGTATATTCGGACATTAA
- the rnc gene encoding ribonuclease III produces MNIDRILNNCQTAIKYEFRNKDHLLEAITHRTYANESKKKMKYNQRLEFLGDSVLSLIISDYLFKKYNSSKEGLLSKVKSSLVSQKSLADISKELKLGDFLLLGHGEEASGGRYRDNMLEDLFEAIVGAIYLDSGITSASKFVMRAYRERLKNLDIENFDKDYKTIFQELIQKKHKTSPIYKSYEYYDDNNHEMFKAEVYVNDKNFALGVGKSKKEAETNAAKKALDKIEMASMAIKKNKKINK; encoded by the coding sequence ATGAATATAGATAGAATCTTAAATAATTGTCAAACAGCTATAAAATATGAGTTTAGAAATAAAGATCATTTGTTAGAGGCTATAACTCATAGAACTTATGCTAATGAATCTAAAAAGAAAATGAAATATAATCAGAGATTAGAGTTTTTAGGTGACTCTGTACTATCTCTTATTATTTCAGATTATCTATTTAAAAAATATAATAGCAGTAAAGAAGGTTTATTGTCTAAAGTAAAATCCTCTTTAGTATCGCAGAAGAGTTTGGCAGATATTTCAAAAGAGCTTAAACTTGGTGATTTTTTACTTTTAGGACATGGTGAAGAAGCTTCAGGCGGAAGATATAGAGATAATATGCTTGAAGATTTATTCGAGGCTATAGTAGGTGCTATATATTTAGATTCAGGGATTACAAGTGCATCCAAATTTGTTATGCGAGCCTATAGAGAAAGACTTAAGAATTTGGATATTGAAAACTTTGATAAAGATTATAAAACTATATTCCAAGAGCTTATACAGAAAAAACATAAAACTAGTCCTATTTATAAATCCTATGAATATTATGATGATAATAATCATGAGATGTTCAAAGCTGAAGTTTATGTTAATGACAAAAATTTTGCTTTGGGAGTAGGTAAAAGTAAGAAAGAAGCGGAAACTAATGCTGCCAAAAAAGCATTGGATAAAATAGAAATGGCTAGTATGGCAATAAAGAAAAATAAAAAAATTAATAAGTAA
- the rpe gene encoding ribulose-phosphate 3-epimerase, translating to MGKINIAPSILTASFTNLEGTIRELEEAGSDYLHLDIMDGVFVPQITFGAKVVSDIKKISKIPLDAHLMIVNPEKHIDDFAKAGCDIISVHFEGNIHIHRLIYQIKAHNIKAGIVLNPHTRVDVIEPIIDDIDYLLIMSVNPGFGGQKFIESSIKKIEEAKKLIGNRDIILAVDGGVNLKTCGKVLEAGANFLVAGSAIIDSDNKKDTINKLRGN from the coding sequence ATGGGTAAAATTAATATAGCACCATCAATACTTACAGCATCATTTACAAATTTAGAAGGAACTATAAGAGAGCTTGAAGAAGCAGGCAGCGATTATTTGCATTTAGATATAATGGATGGAGTATTTGTTCCACAGATTACATTCGGAGCTAAAGTTGTTTCGGATATAAAAAAAATAAGTAAAATACCTTTAGATGCTCATCTTATGATAGTTAATCCTGAAAAGCATATTGATGATTTTGCTAAGGCTGGATGCGATATTATAAGCGTTCATTTTGAAGGCAATATACATATACATAGATTAATTTATCAGATAAAAGCACATAATATTAAAGCCGGTATTGTACTCAATCCTCATACTAGAGTTGATGTAATAGAGCCTATTATTGATGATATTGATTATTTGCTTATAATGAGTGTTAATCCTGGATTCGGCGGACAGAAATTCATTGAGTCGTCTATAAAAAAGATAGAAGAAGCTAAAAAGTTGATAGGAAATAGGGATATAATTTTGGCAGTTGACGGAGGAGTTAATTTAAAAACTTGCGGTAAAGTGTTAGAAGCAGGAGCTAATTTCCTTGTGGCAGGAAGTGCAATAATTGACAGCGATAATAAAAAAGATACTATTAATAAACTAAGAGGAAATTAA